The following are from one region of the Arcobacter defluvii genome:
- the trpC gene encoding indole-3-glycerol phosphate synthase TrpC produces MILDEIIEKTKQDLEIRKKEISLDLLGRTLSSNPYTPRDVKPFLTSTKDEPIRIIAEVKKASPSKGIIKEDFDPLVIAQAYSNSGANAISVLTEPHYFKGNLEYLTQIRRYVPTPLLRKDFIVDKYQIVEALVYGADFILLIAKALGTKELKELYDYAIHLGLEVLVEIHDKEDLTKAIKCGATIIGINHRNLDTFEMDMSLCDKLIPLIPNGKIIVAESGVSDVEVIKRLNSIGADAFLIGEHFMRVPSIEEELKKFKNALN; encoded by the coding sequence GTGATTTTAGATGAGATTATAGAAAAAACAAAACAAGATTTAGAAATTAGAAAAAAAGAGATAAGTTTAGATTTATTAGGAAGAACATTATCTTCAAATCCATATACTCCAAGAGATGTAAAACCATTTTTAACTTCAACAAAAGATGAACCAATTAGGATAATTGCCGAAGTTAAAAAAGCAAGTCCAAGTAAAGGGATCATAAAAGAGGATTTTGATCCTTTAGTTATTGCCCAAGCTTATAGTAATAGTGGAGCAAATGCAATTTCAGTTTTAACTGAACCTCATTATTTTAAAGGTAATTTAGAGTATTTAACTCAAATTAGAAGATATGTGCCAACTCCACTTTTAAGAAAAGATTTTATTGTTGATAAATATCAAATTGTTGAAGCTTTAGTTTATGGAGCAGATTTTATTTTGCTAATTGCAAAAGCACTTGGAACAAAAGAGTTAAAAGAGCTTTATGATTATGCAATTCACTTAGGACTTGAAGTTTTAGTTGAAATTCATGATAAAGAAGATTTAACAAAAGCTATCAAATGTGGAGCTACAATTATTGGAATAAATCATAGAAATCTTGATACTTTTGAAATGGATATGAGTTTATGTGATAAATTAATTCCATTAATTCCAAATGGAAAAATAATTGTTGCAGAATCTGGAGTTTCAGATGTAGAAGTTATCAAAAGATTGAACTCTATAGGAGCTGATGCCTTTTTAATTGGTGAACATTTTATGAGAGTTCCATCAATTGAAGAAGAATTAAAAAAATTCAAAAACGCTTTAAATTAA
- a CDS encoding LysR family transcriptional regulator: MDSNLLKVFVEVANEKSISKAAINLEFAQSNVTSRIKQLEKSLETTLFYRVPKGVILSKEGEKLYPYALEIVKKIELANYEMKNINQQKHLIIGSTESNASTRIIPFLLQLHEDFSNMSLELITNTTKEITKKVLDYKVDIAFISGFPKNDELIILNKIEENIVLVESKEENTSNTFLSFKNGCAYNDFGQEYLKNISEKELKNLEFGNYETILGCIKAGMGKSILPLSIIKKLNYEKDLKITELSKDIVNLPTCMVCRKDNLPRIKNYLENFKF, translated from the coding sequence ATGGATTCGAATTTATTAAAAGTTTTTGTTGAAGTTGCAAATGAAAAAAGCATTTCAAAAGCTGCAATTAACTTAGAATTTGCACAATCAAATGTAACTTCAAGAATAAAGCAATTAGAAAAATCTTTAGAAACAACTCTTTTTTATAGAGTTCCCAAAGGAGTAATTTTAAGTAAAGAAGGAGAAAAGCTCTACCCATATGCACTTGAAATTGTAAAAAAAATTGAACTTGCAAATTATGAAATGAAAAATATAAATCAACAAAAACATCTTATAATTGGTTCAACAGAATCAAATGCAAGTACAAGAATAATTCCTTTTTTATTACAACTTCACGAAGATTTTTCAAATATGAGTTTAGAATTAATTACAAATACTACAAAAGAAATCACAAAAAAAGTTTTGGATTATAAAGTTGATATTGCATTTATAAGTGGTTTTCCAAAAAATGACGAATTAATTATATTAAATAAAATTGAAGAAAATATAGTTTTAGTTGAATCAAAAGAAGAAAATACATCAAATACTTTTTTATCATTTAAAAATGGTTGTGCATATAATGACTTTGGACAAGAATATCTAAAAAACATTTCTGAAAAAGAGTTGAAAAATCTTGAATTTGGAAACTATGAAACTATCTTAGGTTGTATAAAAGCTGGTATGGGAAAAAGTATTTTGCCACTTAGTATAATAAAAAAGCTAAACTATGAAAAAGATTTAAAAATTACTGAACTATCAAAAGATATTGTAAATCTTCCAACTTGTATGGTTTGTAGAAAAGATAATCTTCCTAGAATAAAAAACTATTTAGAAAATTTCAAATTCTAG
- a CDS encoding tautomerase family protein, with translation MPVINIKMTHEDGGATKEQKEELSKGITELFAKVFNGRGASTAVVIIEEVSADNYAIGGKTITKIRSEKNCS, from the coding sequence ATGCCAGTAATAAATATAAAAATGACACATGAAGATGGTGGCGCAACAAAAGAGCAAAAAGAAGAATTGTCAAAAGGTATTACTGAACTTTTTGCAAAAGTATTTAATGGAAGAGGAGCTTCAACGGCTGTTGTAATTATAGAAGAAGTTAGTGCAGATAATTATGCAATAGGTGGAAAAACTATCACTAAAATAAGAAGTGAGAAAAATTGTTCCTAA
- a CDS encoding PAS domain-containing protein translates to MNQEIILDDFAFLVSETDEKGNIIFANDDFCTLAEYSVDELIGKPHNVIRHKDMPKAAFKDLWATIQKGNVWTGYVKNSTKSGNYYWVYATIFPTITSEGTKGFISCRRKATQEEINEASELYEKLNKNEK, encoded by the coding sequence ATGAATCAAGAAATTATATTAGATGACTTTGCTTTTTTAGTAAGTGAAACAGATGAAAAAGGAAATATTATATTTGCAAATGATGATTTTTGTACTCTTGCTGAATACAGTGTAGATGAGCTTATTGGAAAACCACATAATGTTATAAGACATAAAGATATGCCAAAAGCTGCATTTAAAGATCTATGGGCAACAATACAAAAAGGTAATGTGTGGACAGGTTATGTAAAAAACTCAACAAAATCAGGAAACTATTATTGGGTTTATGCAACTATTTTTCCAACTATAACATCAGAAGGTACAAAAGGATTCATTTCTTGCAGAAGAAAAGCTACACAAGAAGAGATAAATGAAGCTAGTGAACTTTATGAAAAACTAAATAAAAATGAAAAATAA
- a CDS encoding YggS family pyridoxal phosphate-dependent enzyme produces the protein MDKKTATKNLDDVITKVEGARLRISEHHIVKIIGISKYSSIEDIKILYEAGQRAFGENKVQDLKTKSEELKDLPIEWHFVGTLQKNKINNLIDLNPTLIHSLDSLDLAIELNKKLEIKNKKLSALLQINSADEETKSGVSPKVAIETYKQIIEQCPNILLKGVMSIGAHTEDEKIIKESFKTTKKIYDELVPLGAKYCSMGMSSDFELAIACGSNMIRVGSTLFKD, from the coding sequence ATGGATAAAAAAACTGCAACAAAAAATTTAGATGATGTTATAACAAAAGTTGAAGGTGCAAGACTGAGAATTTCAGAGCATCATATTGTAAAAATTATTGGTATTTCGAAATACTCATCTATAGAAGATATAAAAATTCTTTATGAGGCAGGTCAACGAGCTTTTGGAGAGAATAAAGTACAAGATTTAAAAACAAAAAGTGAAGAACTAAAAGATTTGCCAATTGAATGGCACTTTGTAGGAACTTTACAAAAAAATAAAATTAATAATTTAATTGATTTAAACCCAACTTTAATTCACTCTTTGGATTCTTTAGATTTAGCTATAGAACTAAATAAAAAGTTAGAGATTAAAAACAAAAAACTTTCTGCCCTACTACAAATTAACTCAGCTGATGAAGAGACAAAATCAGGAGTATCACCTAAAGTAGCTATTGAAACTTATAAACAAATAATTGAACAATGCCCAAATATCCTACTAAAAGGTGTGATGAGTATTGGTGCACATACTGAAGATGAAAAAATCATAAAAGAATCTTTTAAAACAACTAAAAAAATCTATGATGAATTAGTTCCTCTTGGAGCAAAATATTGTTCAATGGGAATGAGTAGCGATTTTGAATTAGCAATTGCATGTGGTTCAAATATGATACGTGTTGGTTCAACTTTATTTAAAGATTAA
- the rseP gene encoding RIP metalloprotease RseP: MGTITFLLVLSFLVFFHELGHFIAARFFGVKVHVFSIGFGKQLYAKEWMGTTWQFALIPLGGYVKMKGQDDSNPALKEDGDDSYNTKKPWQRIIILFAGPFANFILAAVLYFIIALMGATTWAAQVGTVQENSPAYQAGILPNDEILRINDTEITSWDEIGKTIINTEGALKFFIKRDGQIIAKTISPQISDSENMFKEKIKKRMIGISPSGKIITLELTFPQALVYAYEKTIFASTMIFQGVQKLIQGVIPSSEVGGVISIGKVISDASESSIIALFAITALISVNLGVLNLLPIPALDGGHIMFNLYEMITRKKPSDQVFLFLTIFGWVILGSLMLLGIYNDINRIFLNN, encoded by the coding sequence TTGGGTACTATAACATTTTTACTTGTTTTATCATTTTTAGTTTTTTTTCATGAATTAGGGCATTTTATTGCTGCTCGTTTTTTTGGAGTTAAAGTTCACGTATTTTCAATTGGATTTGGAAAACAACTTTATGCAAAAGAATGGATGGGAACGACTTGGCAATTTGCATTAATTCCTCTTGGTGGATATGTAAAAATGAAAGGTCAAGATGATTCAAATCCAGCATTAAAAGAAGATGGTGATGATTCATATAATACAAAAAAACCTTGGCAGAGAATTATAATTTTATTTGCTGGACCTTTTGCAAATTTTATACTTGCTGCTGTTTTATATTTTATTATTGCATTAATGGGAGCTACAACTTGGGCTGCACAAGTTGGAACAGTTCAAGAAAACTCACCGGCATATCAAGCTGGAATCCTTCCAAATGATGAAATTCTTAGAATTAATGATACTGAAATTACTTCTTGGGATGAAATTGGTAAGACCATTATCAATACAGAGGGAGCTTTAAAATTCTTCATAAAAAGAGATGGTCAAATTATTGCAAAAACTATAAGTCCTCAAATCTCTGATAGTGAAAATATGTTTAAAGAAAAAATTAAAAAAAGAATGATTGGGATATCACCGTCTGGAAAAATCATAACTCTTGAATTAACATTTCCTCAAGCTTTAGTTTATGCTTATGAAAAAACAATTTTTGCATCAACTATGATTTTTCAAGGTGTTCAAAAACTAATTCAAGGTGTAATCCCAAGTAGTGAAGTGGGAGGAGTAATTAGTATTGGAAAAGTGATTTCTGATGCAAGTGAAAGTTCTATAATTGCACTATTTGCAATAACAGCATTAATATCTGTAAATCTTGGTGTTTTAAATCTTCTTCCAATTCCAGCACTTGATGGTGGACATATTATGTTTAATTTATATGAAATGATAACTAGAAAAAAACCAAGTGACCAAGTGTTTTTATTTTTGACTATTTTTGGATGGGTAATTTTAGGAAGTCTAATGCTTCTTGGAATTTATAATGACATAAATAGAATATTTTTAAATAATTAA
- the pgsA gene encoding CDP-diacylglycerol--glycerol-3-phosphate 3-phosphatidyltransferase, with amino-acid sequence MSKALNLPNILALFRIALAPLMLWFFVDRNNPIFSSWHPSWFDYFAGLIFVIASVTDFFDGFIARNWNQMTKLGGILDPLADKMLVLAGFLGLMVIDRASAWAVFLILSREFFITGLRVVAVSEGKDVASTMAGKIKTVVQMIAIGFLTMNWPFATEFLWLAVILTIYSGYEYTRDYFKY; translated from the coding sequence ATGTCAAAAGCACTAAATTTACCAAATATATTAGCACTTTTTAGAATAGCATTAGCTCCGCTAATGCTATGGTTTTTTGTGGATAGAAATAATCCAATTTTTTCTTCTTGGCATCCATCTTGGTTTGATTATTTTGCAGGTTTAATTTTTGTAATTGCCTCTGTTACTGATTTCTTTGATGGTTTTATAGCTAGAAACTGGAATCAAATGACAAAATTAGGTGGAATATTAGATCCACTTGCAGATAAAATGTTAGTTTTAGCTGGTTTTCTAGGATTAATGGTAATAGACAGAGCCAGTGCTTGGGCAGTATTTTTAATTCTTTCAAGAGAATTTTTTATAACTGGACTTAGAGTTGTTGCAGTTAGTGAAGGTAAAGACGTAGCCTCAACAATGGCAGGAAAAATAAAAACTGTTGTTCAAATGATTGCTATTGGTTTTTTAACAATGAATTGGCCTTTTGCTACTGAATTTTTATGGCTAGCTGTTATTTTGACAATCTATTCTGGATATGAATATACTAGAGACTATTTTAAATATTAA
- a CDS encoding enoyl-ACP reductase — MSNNMKGKTLVISGGTKGIGKECVYKFASNGVNIAFTYNSNGEIAQEICRDVETKFGVKCRAYPFNILEPEKYSELFEEIDKDFDRIDFFISNAMIYGRAVVGGYGKFMKLKPRGLNNIYTATVNAFVCGAQQAAKRMQKIGGGAIVSLSSTGNLVYIENYAGHGTNKAAVEAMVRYAATELGEFNIRVNAVSGGPIDTDALKAFTNYEEVKAKTAEYSPLNRIGQPEDLAQSCYFLCTNDASWITGHTLIVDGGTTFK, encoded by the coding sequence ATGAGTAATAATATGAAGGGGAAGACTTTAGTAATTTCTGGAGGAACAAAAGGAATTGGTAAAGAGTGTGTTTATAAGTTTGCAAGTAATGGAGTAAATATTGCATTTACATATAATTCAAATGGTGAAATTGCACAAGAAATTTGTAGAGATGTTGAGACTAAATTTGGTGTTAAATGTAGAGCTTATCCTTTTAATATCTTAGAGCCTGAAAAATATAGTGAATTATTTGAAGAGATTGATAAAGATTTTGATAGAATTGATTTCTTTATTTCAAATGCAATGATTTATGGAAGAGCTGTTGTTGGTGGTTATGGTAAATTTATGAAATTAAAACCAAGAGGACTAAACAACATTTATACTGCAACTGTAAATGCATTTGTATGTGGTGCTCAACAAGCTGCAAAAAGAATGCAAAAAATTGGAGGTGGAGCGATTGTTTCTCTATCCTCAACAGGAAATCTAGTTTATATTGAAAACTATGCAGGTCATGGTACAAATAAAGCTGCTGTTGAAGCTATGGTTAGATATGCAGCAACTGAACTTGGTGAATTTAATATCAGAGTAAATGCTGTTTCAGGCGGTCCTATTGATACAGATGCACTTAAAGCATTCACAAATTATGAAGAAGTAAAAGCAAAAACTGCTGAATATTCACCATTAAATAGAATTGGTCAACCAGAAGATTTAGCTCAATCTTGTTATTTTTTATGTACAAATGATGCTTCATGGATTACAGGACATACTTTAATTGTTGATGGTGGGACAACATTTAAATAA
- the dapA gene encoding 4-hydroxy-tetrahydrodipicolinate synthase translates to MDIITGAMTALITPFKNGKVDLQKYESLIKRQIAQGIDAVVPVGTTGESATLSHSEHKECIEVAVAVCKGSGVKVIAGAGSNATHEACDIAKHAQDVGADGLLSVTPYYNKPTQEGLYQHYKAIANSVEIPVMLYNVPGRTSVDLSADTAIRLFDDVKNIYAIKEATGSLERAISLLSQRKDFVVISGDDSVDFPMLVTGAKGIISVTANLLPNLKSQLVKDVFEGNLDSARKLSEDLYELNNVLFCESNPIPIKAAMYIAGLLDTLEYRLPLTSPSNETMKRLEKTLVKYEVIK, encoded by the coding sequence ATGGATATTATTACCGGTGCAATGACCGCACTAATCACACCATTTAAAAATGGAAAAGTAGATTTACAAAAATATGAGTCTTTAATAAAAAGACAAATAGCGCAAGGAATAGATGCAGTTGTTCCAGTAGGAACTACAGGAGAAAGTGCAACTTTATCACATAGTGAACATAAAGAATGTATAGAAGTAGCTGTTGCGGTTTGTAAAGGAAGTGGTGTAAAGGTAATTGCAGGAGCTGGTTCAAATGCTACACATGAAGCATGTGATATAGCAAAACATGCACAAGATGTTGGTGCAGATGGACTTTTATCAGTAACTCCATACTACAATAAACCAACTCAAGAAGGTTTATATCAACATTATAAAGCAATAGCTAACTCAGTTGAAATTCCTGTTATGCTTTATAATGTACCTGGAAGAACAAGTGTTGATTTATCTGCTGATACGGCAATAAGATTATTTGATGATGTAAAAAACATCTATGCCATAAAAGAAGCAACAGGTTCATTAGAAAGAGCAATATCTTTATTATCTCAAAGAAAAGATTTTGTTGTAATTTCTGGTGATGATTCAGTTGATTTTCCTATGCTTGTAACTGGAGCTAAAGGAATCATTTCAGTAACAGCAAATTTATTACCTAACTTAAAATCTCAATTAGTTAAAGATGTATTTGAAGGTAATTTAGATAGTGCAAGAAAATTGAGTGAAGATTTATATGAACTAAATAATGTATTATTTTGTGAAAGTAATCCTATTCCTATTAAAGCTGCAATGTATATAGCAGGATTACTTGATACATTAGAGTATAGACTTCCACTAACAAGTCCAAGTAATGAAACGATGAAAAGATTAGAAAAAACTTTAGTAAAATATGAGGTAATTAAATAA
- a CDS encoding globin, whose amino-acid sequence MDYSISKTNFGEKPEFEYPKPLFLEEMGEDGLKKLFSDFYDLIIDSDIGNFFPQDEKELEKVKAHNVKFFIEACGGEKHYSNAVGHFDMLKTHKQFSITEKARREWLGCMEEVLKKIDISDEAKQSFWNFLETFSKHTVNVDERQELEDLVVKKG is encoded by the coding sequence ATGGACTATTCTATTAGTAAAACAAATTTTGGAGAAAAACCTGAGTTTGAATATCCTAAACCTCTCTTCTTAGAAGAAATGGGAGAAGATGGATTAAAAAAACTATTTAGTGATTTTTATGATTTAATAATTGATAGTGACATTGGAAATTTTTTTCCTCAAGATGAAAAAGAGTTAGAAAAAGTAAAAGCGCATAATGTTAAATTTTTTATTGAGGCTTGTGGTGGAGAAAAACATTATTCAAATGCTGTAGGACATTTTGATATGTTAAAAACTCATAAACAATTTTCAATAACTGAAAAAGCAAGACGTGAATGGCTTGGTTGTATGGAAGAAGTTTTAAAAAAAATTGATATTTCTGATGAAGCAAAACAAAGTTTTTGGAATTTTCTAGAAACATTCTCAAAACATACTGTAAATGTTGATGAAAGACAAGAATTAGAAGATTTAGTAGTAAAAAAAGGATAA
- a CDS encoding M16 family metallopeptidase — translation MNSTKINNLFKLFAIQFSLLIMISGESMGSNLPKYYTKTLENGLEIVAIPMKNSSNVISTDIFYKVGSRNEKMGKSGIAHMLEHLNFKSTKNLKAGEFDEIVKGFGGVNNASTSFDYTHYFIKSSSKNMDKSLELFSDLMENLTLKDEEFQPERDVVAEERRWRTDNNPMGYLQFRLFNNAYIYHPYHWTPIGFMSDIQNWSIEDIRDFHSTYYQPKNAIVVVAGDIDENEVFKSVEKHFKNIKNTKEIPSKLHTVEPKQDGEKRVTVHKDSAVQMIAITYHIPNFEDKDQVALSALSELLSSGKSSILQKRLIDEKRLVNTIYAYNMELKDPGLFMFIAVANEGISALEIEKEILDTIARIKKGEISQKDIDKIKINTKADFIFSLESSSEVASLYGSFLVRDNIQPLLDYEKNVEKLSKEDLINVANKYLNKNNSTTVILKDEKK, via the coding sequence ATGAATAGTACAAAAATCAATAACTTATTTAAACTATTTGCTATTCAATTTTCACTATTAATAATGATTTCGGGAGAATCTATGGGAAGTAATTTACCAAAATATTATACAAAAACATTAGAAAATGGATTAGAAATTGTCGCAATTCCTATGAAAAATAGTTCAAATGTAATATCAACAGATATTTTTTACAAAGTTGGAAGTAGAAATGAAAAAATGGGTAAAAGTGGAATTGCTCATATGTTAGAGCATCTAAATTTTAAATCTACAAAAAATTTAAAAGCTGGAGAATTTGATGAAATAGTAAAAGGTTTTGGAGGAGTAAATAATGCCTCTACATCTTTTGATTATACACATTATTTTATCAAATCAAGTTCTAAAAATATGGATAAATCATTAGAACTTTTTTCAGATTTAATGGAAAATCTTACACTTAAAGATGAAGAATTTCAACCAGAACGTGACGTAGTTGCAGAAGAAAGACGTTGGAGAACAGACAATAATCCAATGGGATATTTGCAATTTAGATTGTTTAATAATGCTTATATCTATCATCCATATCATTGGACACCAATTGGATTTATGAGTGATATTCAGAATTGGTCAATCGAAGATATTAGAGATTTTCATAGTACGTATTATCAACCAAAAAATGCAATTGTTGTAGTTGCAGGTGATATAGATGAAAATGAAGTTTTTAAATCAGTTGAAAAACATTTTAAAAATATTAAAAATACAAAAGAGATTCCTTCAAAACTTCATACAGTTGAGCCAAAACAAGATGGAGAAAAAAGAGTAACTGTACATAAAGATTCTGCTGTACAGATGATAGCAATTACTTATCATATTCCAAATTTTGAAGATAAAGATCAAGTTGCATTAAGTGCATTAAGTGAACTTTTAAGTAGTGGAAAAAGTTCTATTTTACAAAAAAGACTAATAGATGAAAAAAGATTAGTAAACACAATTTATGCTTATAATATGGAATTAAAAGACCCTGGATTGTTTATGTTTATAGCAGTTGCAAATGAAGGAATTTCTGCTTTAGAAATTGAAAAAGAAATTTTAGATACAATTGCGCGAATCAAAAAAGGTGAAATTTCTCAAAAAGATATAGATAAAATAAAAATCAATACAAAAGCTGATTTTATTTTTTCATTAGAAAGCTCAAGTGAAGTAGCTTCTTTATATGGCTCTTTTTTAGTTAGAGATAATATTCAACCTCTTTTAGATTATGAAAAGAATGTAGAAAAACTATCAAAAGAAGATTTGATTAATGTTGCAAATAAATATTTAAATAAAAACAATTCTACAACAGTTATTTTAAAGGACGAAAAAAAATAA
- a CDS encoding quinone-dependent dihydroorotate dehydrogenase has protein sequence MFSYETLKKILFKFEPETAHHIAEFGLKALGKCRIAKAYMEKKNYISNPKLTQEVFGVTFANPVGLAAGFDKNATMIKAMKSLGFGFTEIGTMTPRPQDGNPKPRMFRYPEQKSVQNAMGFNNLGAHTVLKNLKKVYPFSIPIGVNIGKNKTTPEEFALSDYKTLIKKFETTNDYLVINISSPNTPNLRDLQNEKFITELFVMAKEMTNKPILLKIAPDMEASVAIDLCKCAVNAGADGIIATNTTIDYSLVPNCQNFGGLSGACLTQKSANLFKELARELFGKTILISVGGISNGAQAYERIKNGATLVQAYSGLIFEGPSMVRKINEEILELLSKDGFENIKDAIGANLK, from the coding sequence TTGTTTAGCTATGAAACACTAAAAAAAATCTTGTTCAAATTTGAGCCAGAAACTGCCCATCACATTGCAGAATTTGGACTTAAAGCCTTAGGAAAATGTAGAATTGCAAAAGCATATATGGAAAAGAAAAATTATATTTCTAATCCAAAATTAACTCAAGAAGTTTTTGGTGTAACATTTGCTAATCCAGTTGGACTTGCTGCTGGTTTTGACAAAAATGCAACTATGATAAAAGCAATGAAATCTCTAGGTTTTGGTTTTACTGAAATTGGAACAATGACACCTCGTCCACAAGATGGTAATCCAAAACCTAGAATGTTTAGATATCCTGAACAAAAATCAGTTCAAAATGCCATGGGATTTAATAATTTAGGAGCGCATACTGTTTTAAAAAACTTAAAAAAAGTTTATCCTTTTTCTATACCAATTGGTGTAAATATAGGTAAAAATAAAACTACTCCAGAAGAGTTTGCATTAAGTGATTATAAAACTTTAATTAAAAAATTTGAAACAACAAATGATTATTTAGTTATAAATATTTCAAGTCCAAATACGCCAAACTTAAGAGATTTACAAAATGAAAAGTTTATTACTGAACTTTTTGTTATGGCAAAAGAGATGACAAATAAACCTATTTTGTTAAAAATTGCTCCGGATATGGAAGCATCTGTTGCTATTGATTTATGTAAATGTGCAGTAAATGCAGGTGCAGATGGAATCATAGCTACAAATACAACTATTGATTATAGTTTAGTTCCAAATTGTCAAAATTTTGGTGGTTTAAGTGGTGCTTGTTTAACACAAAAATCTGCTAATTTATTTAAAGAATTAGCACGTGAACTATTTGGAAAAACTATTTTAATCTCTGTTGGTGGTATTTCAAATGGTGCTCAAGCTTATGAAAGAATAAAAAATGGAGCAACACTTGTTCAAGCATATTCTGGGTTAATTTTTGAAGGTCCTTCAATGGTTAGAAAGATAAATGAAGAAATTTTAGAACTTCTTTCAAAAGATGGTTTTGAAAATATCAAAGATGCTATTGGAGCAAATTTAAAATAA